The proteins below come from a single Pedobacter aquae genomic window:
- the surE gene encoding 5'/3'-nucleotidase SurE, which translates to MSTKKYKILVVNDDGITAPGIKALIEVMKELGEVTVVAPDSPQSGMGHAITIGKPLRMDKVSLYEGVEMYKCSGTPVDCVKLAVTKIFKGKKPDICVSGINHGLNNSINVLYSGTMSAAVEGAIESIPSIGFSLDDYTWDANFEHCKKYIKEICLQVLKNGLQPGVLLNVNFPAGQQLKGIKICRQANAKWAEDFDERQDPYKRSYYWLTGVFQSHDHGEDSDVWALNNGFVSVVPVQFDMTAHHAISTLNTWDFNV; encoded by the coding sequence ATGAGTACTAAAAAATATAAAATACTGGTAGTTAATGATGATGGTATAACAGCTCCAGGAATTAAGGCTTTAATTGAAGTGATGAAAGAGTTAGGAGAGGTAACCGTAGTTGCTCCTGATAGTCCGCAATCGGGTATGGGCCATGCCATCACTATTGGTAAACCTTTAAGAATGGATAAGGTTAGTTTATACGAAGGGGTAGAGATGTATAAATGTTCTGGTACACCTGTAGACTGTGTAAAACTAGCGGTAACCAAAATTTTTAAAGGTAAAAAGCCCGATATCTGTGTTTCAGGAATTAACCATGGTCTTAATAATTCTATTAATGTTTTATATTCTGGTACCATGTCTGCAGCTGTTGAAGGCGCTATAGAAAGTATTCCTTCAATTGGTTTCTCTTTAGATGATTACACATGGGATGCCAATTTTGAACATTGTAAAAAATACATCAAAGAGATTTGCTTACAAGTACTTAAAAATGGCTTACAGCCAGGTGTTTTATTAAATGTTAATTTCCCGGCTGGGCAGCAATTGAAGGGTATAAAAATATGCCGACAAGCAAATGCTAAATGGGCAGAGGATTTTGATGAAAGACAAGACCCTTATAAAAGAAGTTATTATTGGTTAACAGGTGTTTTCCAATCTCATGACCACGGTGAAGACTCTGATGTTTGGGCTTTAAACAATGGTTTTGTTTCTGTTGTACCCGTTCAGTTTGATATGACAGCTCATCATGCAATTTCTACCTTAAATACATGGGATTTTAATGTTTAA
- a CDS encoding chloride channel protein → MPKNTPSITKLRKLRVKLRKIVSRQKNKNITVILLSALVGLIVGLAAILIKQIIYAVENYAVSFFPGYLFFVLPMIGLLLVTFLNGNIFKKLVAFKGMQHVIQAIENHQSFINIRLIYAKFVTAGITIGFGGSSGMEAAIVTSGASIGSNLGKSLGLNYQLRTLLIGCGTASGISAMYNAPIGGFLFALEVILPEFTPALLIPLLIASATGKILFEMIMGENLRFDAHVEAFSYESLPYVVLIGFVGAFTAMYMIKTYGFCYKILSRLNNPYLMALIGGGLLGCLIYIFPALYGEGYVSINRLLHGQETEVWKNSIFQNLNIPFQGLLILLVLLLLRPLSTGLSLSAGGEGGYFAPSLVAGGISGYLLYKVIIAVSGPHLDLEGNTFIFLGMAATFACVMRAPVTAIFLIADTTQSYAIIVPLMIATTIAYTFKNYIDAHHPLTKDSHGPLQMEKFILNQINLRDIIDPVDTFVYTNYTLRKIIEHFSNHDHAIIPVLNSQNEVVGIIELKKVRELMKNFEQYDSIVAEQLLEKDFLQIEYAQLRNELISAPELIKRNHVLVKRKENTIGYVSKYKVLNMYNQYLNHPDRLFVK, encoded by the coding sequence ATGCCTAAAAACACACCAAGTATCACAAAGTTAAGAAAGCTAAGGGTAAAACTAAGAAAGATTGTAAGTCGGCAAAAAAACAAGAACATAACCGTTATCTTATTAAGTGCCTTAGTAGGTTTAATAGTTGGTTTAGCGGCTATTTTAATTAAACAGATAATTTATGCGGTAGAAAATTATGCGGTAAGTTTCTTTCCGGGTTATTTATTTTTTGTTTTGCCCATGATAGGCTTATTGCTGGTAACTTTTTTAAACGGCAATATTTTCAAGAAATTGGTAGCTTTTAAAGGGATGCAGCATGTTATACAAGCTATAGAAAACCATCAATCTTTTATCAATATCAGGCTAATATATGCCAAGTTTGTTACAGCAGGTATTACCATTGGTTTTGGAGGAAGCTCTGGCATGGAGGCCGCAATTGTTACTTCTGGGGCATCTATTGGCTCTAATTTAGGGAAATCATTAGGCTTAAATTATCAACTTAGAACTTTATTAATAGGATGCGGAACGGCATCTGGTATTTCTGCCATGTATAATGCCCCTATTGGCGGGTTTTTATTTGCCTTAGAAGTGATATTACCTGAATTCACCCCTGCTTTACTCATTCCTTTACTGATAGCATCGGCCACAGGAAAAATTTTATTTGAGATGATTATGGGGGAAAACCTCCGTTTTGACGCTCATGTGGAGGCCTTTTCTTATGAAAGCTTACCCTATGTAGTTTTAATAGGTTTTGTTGGTGCTTTTACAGCGATGTATATGATTAAAACTTATGGTTTCTGTTATAAAATACTCTCTAGGTTAAATAATCCTTATTTAATGGCTTTAATAGGTGGTGGACTTTTAGGTTGTTTGATTTATATTTTCCCTGCTTTGTATGGCGAGGGCTATGTAAGCATCAATCGTTTACTACACGGACAAGAAACTGAGGTTTGGAAAAATTCCATCTTCCAAAATTTAAATATTCCTTTTCAGGGATTATTGATTTTATTGGTATTGCTATTACTACGGCCGCTTAGCACTGGCCTGAGTTTGAGCGCAGGTGGCGAAGGAGGTTATTTTGCACCATCTCTAGTGGCAGGCGGTATAAGTGGATATTTACTTTATAAGGTAATCATCGCGGTAAGCGGACCTCATCTAGATTTAGAAGGCAATACTTTTATATTTTTAGGGATGGCTGCCACTTTTGCATGTGTTATGCGGGCACCCGTAACGGCTATTTTCCTCATTGCTGATACCACCCAAAGCTATGCGATAATAGTCCCTTTAATGATAGCAACAACTATAGCTTACACTTTTAAGAATTATATTGATGCACACCATCCGCTTACAAAAGATAGCCATGGACCATTGCAAATGGAGAAATTTATCCTTAACCAGATTAATTTGCGTGATATTATAGACCCTGTGGATACTTTTGTGTACACCAACTATACACTACGTAAAATAATTGAACACTTTTCTAATCATGACCATGCGATTATACCAGTTTTAAACAGCCAAAATGAGGTTGTTGGAATTATTGAACTAAAAAAAGTACGAGAATTAATGAAAAATTTTGAGCAATACGATAGTATTGTTGCTGAACAATTATTAGAAAAAGATTTTCTCCAAATAGAATACGCACAACTTAGAAATGAATTGATTAGCGCACCAGAATTAATAAAGCGAAACCACGTATTAGTGAAAAGAAAAGAAAATACCATAGGTTATGTCTCTAAATACAAGGTTTTGAATATGTATAACCAGTATTTAAACCACCCAGACCGCTTATTTGTAAAATAA
- a CDS encoding CsbD family protein translates to MDNLELKGKWNEIKGKVKQAYADLTDDDLTYQEGQEDEMLGKIQNKTGKTRDEVINWLRSL, encoded by the coding sequence ATGGACAATTTAGAATTAAAAGGTAAGTGGAATGAAATTAAAGGTAAAGTAAAACAGGCTTATGCCGATTTAACCGATGATGATTTAACTTACCAAGAAGGCCAAGAAGATGAAATGCTTGGAAAAATACAGAACAAAACAGGTAAAACCAGAGACGAAGTGATTAATTGGTTAAGAAGTTTGTAA
- the acs gene encoding acetate--CoA ligase, which translates to MDLSIKSFEDYQKVYQHSVEQPEQFWDTVASSFVWKKKWNKVLDWNFKEPDINWFVGGKLNITENCLDRHLADKGDQPALIWEPNDPEEHHRAFTYKQLHQKVCLFANVLKNNGAKKGDRICIYMPMVPELAVAVLACARIGAIHSVVFGGFSAQSIADRIQDANCSMVITADGSYRGTKEVPLKNVMDDALVQCPSVKRVIVLTRSRTPISMIKGRDVWWEDEIKKVETLGMLNCPAEEMDAEDPLFILYTSGSTGKPKGVVHTCGGYMVYAGYSFQNVFQYQPEEVYFCTADIGWITGHTYIVYGPLAMGATSLLFEGVPTWPDAGRFWDIVAEYKVNILYTAPTAIRSLMQFGLDFVKDKDLSSLRVLGSVGEPINEEAWNWYHEHIGKKNCPIVDTWWQTETGGILISPLANVTPVKPCFATLPLPGIQPILVDEKGEEIIGNGVSGNLCIKFPWPGMLRTTYGDHERCRVNYFATYENLYFTGDGCMRDEDGYYRITGRVDDVINVSGHRIGTAEVENAINMFSDVVESAVVGYPHDIKGQGIYAYVILSRETDDDELTRKDISMTVSRIIGAIAKPDKIQFVSGLPKTRSGKIMRRILRKIAEGEVNSLGDTSTLLDPAVVDEIKNGRLS; encoded by the coding sequence ATGGATTTAAGCATCAAGTCGTTTGAAGATTATCAGAAAGTTTATCAACACAGTGTTGAGCAGCCAGAGCAATTTTGGGATACTGTTGCAAGCAGCTTCGTTTGGAAAAAGAAGTGGAACAAAGTGTTAGACTGGAACTTTAAAGAGCCTGATATCAATTGGTTTGTTGGAGGAAAATTAAACATTACAGAAAACTGCTTAGATAGGCATTTAGCAGATAAAGGCGACCAGCCTGCTCTAATTTGGGAACCAAACGACCCCGAGGAGCATCACCGAGCTTTTACCTACAAGCAATTACACCAAAAAGTATGTTTGTTTGCCAATGTTTTAAAAAACAACGGTGCTAAAAAAGGCGATAGAATTTGTATTTACATGCCTATGGTGCCAGAATTGGCAGTTGCGGTATTAGCTTGTGCCAGAATTGGGGCTATACACTCGGTAGTATTTGGTGGTTTTTCTGCCCAATCTATTGCAGATAGAATACAAGATGCTAATTGTAGCATGGTTATTACTGCCGATGGTTCTTACCGTGGTACCAAAGAAGTGCCCTTAAAAAATGTGATGGATGATGCTTTGGTGCAATGCCCATCTGTTAAAAGAGTTATTGTGCTTACCCGTAGCAGAACACCAATATCCATGATAAAAGGTCGTGATGTTTGGTGGGAAGATGAAATTAAAAAAGTGGAAACTTTGGGAATGCTAAATTGCCCTGCAGAAGAAATGGATGCAGAAGACCCCTTGTTTATTTTGTACACATCCGGTTCAACCGGGAAACCTAAAGGCGTAGTGCATACTTGCGGAGGCTACATGGTTTATGCTGGTTACAGTTTCCAAAACGTTTTTCAGTACCAGCCAGAAGAAGTTTATTTCTGTACAGCAGATATTGGATGGATTACTGGACACACCTATATCGTTTATGGACCATTAGCTATGGGTGCCACAAGTTTATTGTTTGAAGGAGTGCCAACTTGGCCAGATGCTGGTAGATTTTGGGATATTGTTGCAGAATATAAAGTAAATATCTTATACACAGCGCCTACGGCAATCCGCTCTTTAATGCAGTTTGGTTTAGATTTCGTGAAAGATAAAGATTTAAGCTCTTTAAGAGTTTTAGGTTCTGTGGGAGAGCCTATCAATGAAGAAGCATGGAATTGGTATCATGAGCATATTGGTAAAAAGAATTGTCCTATTGTGGATACATGGTGGCAAACAGAAACTGGTGGTATTTTAATATCTCCTTTAGCCAATGTTACACCCGTAAAACCTTGCTTTGCCACTTTACCATTACCGGGCATACAACCTATTTTAGTTGATGAAAAGGGCGAAGAAATTATAGGAAATGGCGTTTCTGGTAATTTATGTATCAAATTTCCGTGGCCGGGAATGCTAAGAACAACCTACGGAGACCACGAGCGTTGCCGTGTAAACTACTTTGCTACGTATGAGAATTTATACTTTACTGGCGATGGTTGTATGCGAGATGAAGATGGTTATTACCGCATTACCGGCAGGGTAGATGATGTTATTAATGTATCTGGACATAGAATTGGAACCGCAGAAGTAGAAAACGCTATCAATATGTTCTCTGATGTGGTAGAGTCTGCCGTGGTAGGTTATCCGCATGATATTAAAGGACAAGGTATTTACGCTTATGTAATACTTTCTAGAGAAACAGATGACGATGAACTAACCAGAAAAGATATCTCTATGACGGTTAGTCGTATTATTGGTGCTATTGCTAAGCCAGATAAAATACAATTTGTAAGTGGTTTACCTAAAACTAGATCTGGGAAAATCATGAGAAGAATTTTAAGAAAAATTGCTGAGGGAGAGGTAAATAGCTTAGGAGATACCTCAACTTTATTAGACCCAGCGGTAGTAGATGAGATTAAAAACGGCAGATTATCTTAG
- a CDS encoding response regulator, whose protein sequence is MMSIARKVLIVDDDPAIVMSVEFLLRKVGYEVFIALSGTEAIVKIKQHEPELILLDIMMPDVNGYEVCDFVKQSEVYKHIKVIFISAKSKDEDIKLAYSKGADLFIIKPFSTRRLIEKITALNKEDYKTIK, encoded by the coding sequence ATGATGAGTATAGCTAGAAAAGTTTTAATTGTTGATGATGACCCAGCCATAGTGATGTCTGTAGAGTTTTTATTAAGAAAAGTAGGCTACGAAGTTTTTATTGCTTTAAGCGGTACAGAAGCTATAGTGAAGATAAAACAGCATGAACCAGAATTAATATTACTGGATATTATGATGCCCGATGTTAACGGTTACGAAGTTTGTGATTTTGTGAAGCAAAGCGAAGTTTACAAACATATAAAAGTGATTTTTATTTCGGCAAAAAGTAAAGATGAGGATATTAAATTGGCGTATAGTAAAGGAGCAGATTTGTTTATCATAAAACCTTTCTCTACCCGCCGTTTGATAGAGAAAATAACAGCATTAAATAAGGAAGATTATAAAACAATAAAATAA
- a CDS encoding sensor histidine kinase has product MQMKEAEIIKDDFLYSITHELRTPLTSIRAFSEILFDNPELDTLQRQQFLATMIKEIERLSRLITQVLDLEKLESGKQNIKHQEIAIKKLVEDVLHALSQLIKDKNITLSISFPEHLPLVYGDQDLLSRVVNNLVSNAIKYCSTKDGEIKVMVLEDEGFIKINITDNGEGIPDKDKNYVFNKFYQTENQTKKAEGSGLGLAICKKIVELHQGEIGVTDAATSGTCFYFTLPIEIK; this is encoded by the coding sequence ATGCAAATGAAAGAAGCAGAAATTATTAAAGATGATTTCCTGTACAGCATTACGCATGAGCTACGCACACCGCTTACTTCTATAAGAGCCTTCTCTGAGATTTTATTCGATAACCCGGAGTTAGATACCTTACAAAGACAACAGTTTTTAGCCACCATGATTAAGGAAATTGAGCGCTTAAGTAGGTTAATTACTCAGGTTTTAGATTTAGAGAAATTAGAATCTGGTAAGCAAAATATAAAGCATCAGGAAATAGCTATTAAAAAATTAGTAGAAGATGTCTTGCATGCTTTATCTCAGCTAATTAAAGATAAAAATATCACCTTATCTATATCTTTTCCAGAGCATCTTCCTTTAGTTTATGGAGATCAGGATTTACTATCCAGGGTGGTTAACAACCTGGTTTCTAATGCTATTAAGTATTGTAGTACAAAGGATGGAGAGATAAAAGTGATGGTTTTAGAGGATGAAGGCTTTATAAAAATAAACATCACAGATAATGGTGAAGGCATCCCTGACAAGGATAAAAATTACGTTTTTAACAAGTTCTATCAAACAGAAAATCAAACCAAAAAGGCAGAAGGAAGTGGTTTGGGCTTAGCAATTTGCAAGAAAATTGTGGAGTTACATCAAGGCGAAATTGGTGTAACTGATGCCGCAACATCTGGTACTTGTTTTTATTTTACATTACCTATAGAGATTAAATGA
- a CDS encoding sodium:solute symporter family protein: MNTLLVVIFSFGYLLLLFGVAYWAEKKSNQKSTTLKPYVYALSMAVYCTAWTFYGSIGRAADFGPDFLAIYIGPTIAAPLWFLILRKMIRICKAQRITSIADFISARYGKNTSLGTLATIVCVLGVIPYISLQIKAIAITFAFLVNHPQHTNSNSSISLLSNIPFWITVLLAVFIIIFGTRKVDSTERHEGMVTAVAFESIVKLVAFLVGGIFVIFFLFNGFDDIFSRAAAIPALQKSFTFDASYNYTDWLVMCILSMFAVLLLPRQFQVSVVENVDEKHLYKAIWLFPLYLLIINLFVLPIALAGQLLPTSSSFEADFSILSLPFVHHHQGVTLLVYLGGFSAATGMIIVETIALSTMLSNNLLIPLILKVAPFKKIFIHKVERSIKNIRRLSIILILLLAYAYFAEIAESYSLVSTGLISFAAVAQFAPAVIGGMFWSRANKNGALMGIISGFTIWFFTLIIPAIIGAGLLPKEILSDGLFGVYLLKPNQLFGLAAFTPLTHAFFWSMFINILLYILGSLYTKSSNQEEIQAELFINVSKYKAAYETSLNRTGQIKIKEIKSLMEQFLGQEKTKQLLTHFSRRYQLNLLQEDTNADQRLITYAEKILSGVIGSASSRILIESIVKEEEISLNEVVEILKESQQFISLNKELQQKSEQLKKLLMP; this comes from the coding sequence ATGAATACTTTATTGGTTGTCATATTTTCTTTTGGTTACCTGCTTTTACTGTTTGGTGTGGCTTATTGGGCCGAGAAAAAATCAAACCAAAAAAGCACTACGCTGAAGCCTTACGTTTATGCACTTTCTATGGCGGTTTATTGTACCGCATGGACTTTCTATGGCAGCATTGGCAGGGCGGCAGATTTTGGTCCTGATTTCTTAGCTATTTACATAGGGCCTACCATTGCAGCACCGCTTTGGTTCTTGATTCTCAGGAAGATGATAAGAATCTGCAAGGCGCAAAGAATAACCTCCATTGCTGATTTTATTTCTGCCCGTTATGGTAAAAACACCTCTTTAGGTACTTTAGCAACTATTGTTTGCGTGTTAGGCGTAATTCCCTACATTTCCTTACAAATAAAGGCCATTGCTATAACCTTTGCTTTTTTAGTTAATCATCCTCAGCATACCAATTCAAATTCAAGCATCTCTTTATTAAGTAATATTCCCTTTTGGATAACTGTTTTACTAGCTGTTTTCATCATCATTTTTGGTACACGTAAAGTAGATTCAACAGAAAGACATGAAGGGATGGTTACCGCCGTAGCATTTGAGTCGATAGTGAAATTAGTAGCTTTTTTAGTAGGTGGAATTTTTGTTATTTTCTTTCTTTTTAATGGGTTTGATGATATTTTTAGCAGAGCAGCCGCCATACCCGCACTACAAAAGAGTTTTACTTTTGACGCTTCTTACAATTATACCGATTGGTTGGTAATGTGCATCCTATCTATGTTTGCGGTATTGTTATTACCAAGGCAGTTTCAGGTTTCGGTGGTAGAGAATGTTGATGAAAAACACCTTTATAAAGCTATTTGGTTATTTCCTCTGTATCTCTTAATCATTAATTTATTTGTATTACCCATAGCTTTAGCAGGGCAGTTACTACCTACATCATCAAGCTTTGAGGCTGATTTTAGTATACTCTCTCTGCCATTTGTACACCATCATCAAGGGGTTACTTTATTGGTTTATTTGGGAGGTTTTTCTGCAGCAACAGGGATGATTATTGTGGAAACTATTGCTTTAAGTACCATGCTGAGCAATAATTTGTTGATACCACTCATTCTTAAAGTAGCTCCTTTTAAAAAGATTTTCATCCATAAAGTAGAGCGTTCTATCAAAAACATCAGAAGGTTATCAATCATCCTAATCCTGCTTTTAGCTTACGCTTATTTTGCTGAGATAGCAGAAAGTTACTCGCTAGTTTCAACAGGTTTAATTTCTTTTGCCGCTGTAGCACAATTTGCACCTGCTGTTATTGGTGGGATGTTTTGGTCTAGGGCCAATAAAAATGGCGCTTTAATGGGTATCATCAGCGGTTTTACCATATGGTTTTTTACATTAATTATCCCGGCCATTATTGGTGCGGGTTTATTACCTAAAGAGATATTAAGCGACGGTTTGTTTGGTGTTTACCTGTTAAAACCCAACCAATTATTTGGTTTGGCAGCTTTTACGCCATTAACTCATGCCTTTTTTTGGAGCATGTTTATCAATATTTTACTTTACATTTTAGGCTCTTTATATACTAAATCAAGCAATCAGGAAGAAATACAGGCCGAGCTTTTTATCAACGTATCAAAATATAAAGCTGCTTATGAAACATCGTTAAACAGAACAGGGCAAATCAAAATAAAAGAAATTAAAAGCTTGATGGAGCAATTCTTAGGGCAAGAGAAAACCAAGCAACTCTTAACGCATTTTTCTAGGAGGTATCAACTTAATTTATTGCAAGAAGACACCAATGCCGACCAACGCTTGATTACTTATGCAGAGAAAATTTTATCGGGTGTTATTGGTTCTGCATCATCAAGAATATTAATAGAGTCTATTGTTAAAGAAGAAGAAATAAGCTTGAATGAAGTTGTAGAAATCCTGAAAGAATCTCAGCAATTTATCAGCTTAAACAAAGAACTACAACAAAAATCAGAACAACTAAAAAAGCTTCTGATGCCTTAG
- a CDS encoding DUF6814 family protein, which yields MNFIKRILGIVWILLGIAAGYYLLVSQALPKFATGSTEDLVPAIIYCFILAPIIVGGMFVFGLYAMQGEYNQED from the coding sequence ATGAATTTTATAAAAAGAATATTAGGAATAGTATGGATTCTTCTGGGTATTGCAGCTGGTTATTATTTGCTGGTTAGTCAAGCTCTTCCAAAATTTGCTACTGGCAGTACTGAGGATTTAGTGCCAGCCATTATTTACTGCTTTATTTTAGCCCCCATTATAGTAGGAGGCATGTTTGTTTTTGGCTTATACGCTATGCAGGGCGAATATAATCAGGAAGATTAG
- a CDS encoding MFS transporter — translation MLESVPQQKVDKKNLWKVIGVSSAGTLIEWYDFYIFGSLAVIIATKFFPQDNPTAAFLSTLATFAAGFVVRPFGALFFGRLGDIIGRKYTFMVTLLLMGFSTFAIGLIPSYDTIGFIAPVLVLILRLLQGLALGGEYGGAATYVAEHSEPNKRGLRTAWIQTTATVGLFISLFVILITRNSMDKASFEDWGWRVPFLISIVMVAVSYFIRRNMDESPLFKKAKAEGKTVANPLKESFGKKLNFKFVLLALFGATMGQGVVWYTGQFYALSFLQTVCHIEFDQTNYIIALALMLGTGFFVFFGWLSDKIGRKGIMMVGMLVAILTYRPIYDKIYQTADVTNKVELQDKVQTDLAVSLKEGTSDSIKTVTTTKSYTDGTIYTEISEQVISSSAQASKAKITKIVNVGNESFYILVALVLIQVIYVAMVYGPIAAFLVEMFPTNIRYTSMSLPYHIGNGVFGGLLPAIATYLASQATTANEAAAAAGQVLPFDKPYLEGLWYPIIIAGVCFIIGVLYIGKQKAMND, via the coding sequence ATGTTAGAAAGTGTTCCGCAACAAAAGGTGGATAAAAAAAACCTTTGGAAAGTAATTGGTGTCTCCAGTGCAGGCACCCTCATTGAATGGTATGACTTCTATATCTTCGGAAGCTTAGCCGTTATTATTGCAACTAAATTTTTCCCGCAAGACAATCCCACAGCAGCGTTTTTATCAACTTTAGCCACCTTTGCAGCAGGTTTTGTGGTAAGGCCTTTTGGCGCATTGTTCTTTGGTAGATTAGGCGATATTATAGGAAGGAAATACACCTTTATGGTAACCTTATTGTTGATGGGCTTCTCAACTTTTGCTATAGGCTTAATTCCAAGTTATGATACTATTGGTTTTATAGCACCGGTTTTAGTTTTGATTTTAAGACTATTACAAGGATTAGCTTTAGGAGGTGAATACGGTGGTGCTGCAACCTATGTAGCAGAGCATTCTGAACCTAATAAAAGAGGTTTAAGAACAGCATGGATACAAACTACAGCCACGGTAGGTTTATTTATTTCGCTTTTTGTGATTCTGATAACCAGAAATTCTATGGATAAAGCTTCTTTTGAAGACTGGGGATGGCGTGTACCTTTCTTAATTTCTATTGTAATGGTAGCCGTTTCTTACTTCATCAGAAGAAATATGGATGAATCTCCGTTGTTTAAGAAAGCTAAAGCCGAGGGTAAAACCGTTGCTAATCCTTTAAAAGAATCATTCGGGAAAAAGTTAAACTTCAAATTTGTTTTGCTAGCCTTATTTGGTGCAACTATGGGTCAGGGCGTGGTATGGTATACCGGGCAGTTTTATGCCTTATCGTTCTTACAAACTGTTTGCCATATAGAATTTGATCAAACCAATTATATCATTGCTTTGGCTTTGATGTTAGGAACGGGTTTTTTCGTGTTTTTCGGTTGGTTATCTGATAAAATAGGCAGAAAAGGTATCATGATGGTGGGTATGCTTGTCGCGATTTTAACTTACAGACCAATCTATGATAAAATTTATCAGACAGCAGATGTAACTAATAAAGTAGAACTTCAGGATAAAGTGCAAACAGATCTTGCAGTTTCACTTAAAGAAGGTACTTCAGATTCTATCAAAACTGTAACCACAACCAAATCTTATACTGATGGAACTATTTATACCGAGATATCAGAACAAGTTATTTCATCATCAGCGCAAGCGAGTAAAGCTAAAATTACAAAAATAGTAAATGTCGGTAATGAAAGCTTTTATATTCTTGTTGCTTTAGTATTGATTCAGGTTATTTATGTAGCCATGGTTTATGGCCCAATTGCAGCATTTTTAGTAGAGATGTTCCCAACCAATATCAGGTATACTTCTATGTCTTTACCTTACCACATTGGAAATGGTGTTTTTGGTGGATTATTACCTGCTATTGCTACCTATTTAGCATCGCAAGCTACTACAGCTAACGAGGCCGCCGCAGCTGCTGGGCAGGTATTACCTTTTGATAAGCCTTATCTGGAAGGTTTATGGTATCCAATCATTATTGCTGGTGTATGCTTTATTATAGGTGTACTCTACATTGGTAAACAAAAAGCTATGAACGATTAA
- a CDS encoding IS1 family transposase has protein sequence MEPTKEIKKTCPKCQSHQVVKSGVINHKQRFKCKDCQYYFTVDKLGKQVDNSYIIKALQLYVEGVSYREIERLLGVSHVSVIKWVKKFQLIRPVKTVYKPSYKILKHQELIDFYAQEENLKGAGMIVTELGDKYMLIKWDRFK, from the coding sequence ATGGAGCCAACAAAAGAAATAAAAAAGACTTGTCCAAAATGCCAATCTCATCAGGTGGTTAAAAGTGGAGTTATCAATCATAAACAACGCTTTAAGTGCAAAGATTGCCAATATTATTTCACGGTTGATAAGTTAGGTAAACAAGTAGATAATTCTTACATTATCAAAGCTTTGCAGTTATACGTTGAGGGAGTTTCTTACCGAGAAATAGAACGTTTGTTGGGTGTAAGCCATGTTTCCGTAATTAAATGGGTTAAAAAGTTTCAGTTAATAAGACCGGTTAAAACGGTCTATAAACCTTCATATAAAATACTTAAACATCAAGAATTGATAGATTTTTATGCTCAGGAAGAGAATTTAAAAGGAGCAGGAATGATTGTTACAGAATTAGGAGACAAATATATGCTCATCAAGTGGGATAGGTTTAAATAA
- the rpmB gene encoding 50S ribosomal protein L28 — MSRICDLTGKASLVGNHVSHSNVKTKRKFHPNLQLKRFYIPEEDRWITLKVSTSAIKTINKIGITEAINRFINKGSI, encoded by the coding sequence ATGTCAAGAATTTGTGATTTAACAGGAAAAGCATCATTAGTAGGTAACCACGTATCTCACTCGAACGTGAAAACCAAACGTAAGTTTCATCCTAACCTTCAATTAAAGAGATTTTATATCCCTGAAGAAGACCGTTGGATAACTTTAAAAGTTTCCACATCAGCAATAAAAACTATCAATAAAATCGGTATTACCGAGGCTATTAACAGATTCATTAATAAAGGATCTATTTAA
- the rpmG gene encoding 50S ribosomal protein L33, giving the protein MAKKGNRVQVILECTEHKESGMAGTSRYITTKNRKNTPERLEIKKFNPVLRKVTLHKEIK; this is encoded by the coding sequence ATGGCTAAGAAAGGCAACAGAGTTCAAGTAATTTTAGAATGTACTGAACATAAAGAAAGCGGAATGGCGGGTACTTCAAGGTATATCACTACTAAGAACCGTAAAAACACTCCAGAGAGATTAGAGATAAAGAAATTTAACCCTGTTTTAAGGAAAGTTACTTTACACAAAGAAATTAAGTAA
- a CDS encoding DUF4295 domain-containing protein codes for MAKKVVATLKTGTGKEYSKVITMVKSPKTGAYTFKEVIAHNDHIKDAIVAAKEGTNA; via the coding sequence ATGGCAAAGAAAGTAGTTGCAACCCTAAAAACCGGAACCGGTAAAGAGTATTCAAAGGTTATTACTATGGTTAAGTCTCCTAAAACAGGCGCTTATACCTTTAAAGAAGTTATTGCACACAATGATCACATTAAAGATGCTATCGTTGCTGCAAAAGAAGGCACTAACGCTTAA